The following proteins are encoded in a genomic region of Rattus rattus isolate New Zealand chromosome 2, Rrattus_CSIRO_v1, whole genome shotgun sequence:
- the LOC116891372 gene encoding 40-kDa huntingtin-associated protein, with translation MAAGSASSLGGGSWPGSEAGDFLARYRQVSNKLKKRFLRKPNVAEAGEQFAQLARELRAQECLPYAAWCQLAVARCQQALFHGPGEALALTEAARLFLRQECDARQRLGCPAAYGEPLQAAASALGAAVRLHLELGQPAAAAALCLELAAALRAVGQPAAAAGHFQRAAQLHLPLMPLAALQALGDAASCQLLARDYTGALAVFTRMQRLAREHGGHPVQQPELPQQLPSVPQPSLPGPQPRPVLGSTLPLPLPPDHAPGSVTQSPGTLGAFADVLVRCEVSRVLLLLLLQPPPAKLLPEHAQTLEKYSWEAFDGHGQDSSGQLPEELFLLLQSLVMAAHEKDTEGIKKLQVEMWPLLTAEQNHLLHLVLQETISPSGQGV, from the coding sequence ATGGCGGCGGGCTCCGCGTCGTCTCTGGGCGGAGGCTCCTGGCCAGGCTCTGAGGCTGGGGACTTCTTGGCCCGCTACCGGCAGGTGTCCAACAAGCTCAAGAAGCGCTTCTTGCGGAAGCCGAACGTGGCCGAGGCCGGGGAGCAGTTCGCACAGCTGGCCCGGGAGCTGCGAGCTCAAGAGTGCCTGCCTTATGCCGCCTGGTGCCAGCTGGCTGTGGCACGCTGCCAGCAGGCGCTCTTCCATGGGCCCGGGGAAGCGCTGGCCCTTACAGAGGCGGCCCGACttttcctgaggcaggagtgCGATGCGCGCCAACGCCTGGGCTGTCCTGCGGCTTATGGGGAGCCTTTGCAGGCGGCCGCTAGCGCCCTTGGCGCCGCCGTGCGCCTGCACCTTGAGCTGGGCCAGCCAGCCGCTGCTGCCGCACTGTGCCTAGAACTGGCTGCCGCCCTTCGCGCTGTGGGCCAGCCAGCCGCTGCTGCAGGTCACTTTCAGCGTGCTGCCCAGCTGCACCTGCCCCTGATGCCACTGGCCGCGCTGCAGGCACTTGGTGATGCTGCCTCCTGCCAGTTGCTGGCGCGCGACTACACTGGCGCCCTGGCGGTTTTTACACGCATGCAACGCCTGGCACGGGAGCATGGGGGCCACCCGGTGCAGCAACCCGAGCTGCCGCAGCAGCTGCCTTCTGTGCCTCAGCCATCTCTGCCGGGACCCCAGCCGAGACCTGTCTTGGGCTCTACCTTGCCCCTGCCGCTGCCCCCGGACCACGCCCCAGGCTCTGTTACGCAGTCACCTGGTACACTCGGTGCCTTCGCTGACGTTCTTGTCAGGTGTGAGGTGTCCCGtgtattgttgctgctgctcctgcaACCACCGCCTGCCAAGCTGCTGCCTGAGCACGCCCAGACCCTGGAGAAGTACTCTTGGGAGGCTTTCGATGGCCATGGCCAGGATAGCAGCGGCCAGCTTCCAGAGGAGCTGTTTTTGTTATTGCAGTCCCTGGTCATGGCTGCCCACGAAAAGGATACTGAAGGCATCAAGAAGCTGCAGGTGGAGATGTGGCCACTGCTAACTGCTGAGCAGAATCACCTCCTCCACCTCGTTCTGCAAGAAACCATCTCTCCCTCGGGACAGGGGGTCTGA